Genomic segment of Iocasia fonsfrigidae:
TTTAAAGCAGATATGGAACATTTTAATGTCAACATAAATTGCTTGAATTCTGAATTCAACATAAAAGGATTTGAAGCAGATGAATTTCCACAATTACCTGAAATTAAAGGTTCTTATAGTTTAAAGGTTCCTTCTTTAAACTATAAAGAAATGATCGATGAAGTTAAATTTGCTACTTCAAATGACCAGACACAACCAGCTTTAACAGGTGGATTAATGTCTATCAACGACAATAGTATAAATTTAGTAACCACAAACACCTACCGTCTTGCTTTTAGCAAAATAAATAATACTTCATCAATTGACCAGAATATTAATGTAATATTACCAGGTAACACCTTAAATGAATTATCTCACCTTATTGATAATGATAATAATAATAGTGAAGACTTAACAATGCTTATCAGTGAAAATTATATAAGATTCAACTTTAATGATATTGTGTTTATTTCTAGACTTATAGAAGGTAAATTTCCTAATTATCAACAAGTTTTACCTGATAGTAGTAATACCAAGGTTAAAATCGACAGGACCGAATTTTCAAAAGCAGTAAAAAGGGTTTCTCTAATAGCACGTCATGACACTAATGTAGTTACTTTAATTATCAATCAAAACTGGATGGATATTAAATCAAACAAATCAGATATAGGAAATGCTCATGAGACTATTGAAATAGAACTAGAAGGTGATACACAAAAAATAGATGTTGATGCTAATTATTTAATGGATGTACTTAAAGTATTAAAAGAAGATACTATAGTAATAGAATTAATCGGTTCATTAAATCCTCTAACAATAAAAAAGCAAATAAATGGGGATTATATTTATTTGATAATGCCGGTCAGACCTGGTGCATAAATTATCTAAGGAGGATAATAATGAATGATATCATTATAAAAAGTAAAGAAATAAAACTTGATCAGTTTTTAAAATGGGCCAATATTGTAATGTCAGGTGGAGAAGCCAAATCTTTAATCCAAGCAGGAAAAGTTAAGGTTAATGGAGAAATAGAATATAGAAGATCACATAAAATAAAAACAGATGATATAGTTGAGATTGAAGGATTTAGAGAAAAATATAGGGTGATTAAAAACTAAATGTTTATTGATAAAATACTTTTGAAAAATTATAGAAATATTAAAGAAACTATACTTGATCTAAGTCCTAATCTAAATATTATACTGGGATACAATGGTCAGGGAAAAACTAATCTATTGGAGTCAATTTATTTACTGGGAACTGGTTCTTCACATAGAAGTAATGTTGATAGTGATTTAATTAACTGGCACAGAGAAAAGGCTCTGGTACAAGTATTATTAAAAAAGAAAGACCAGGATTTAAGGTTATCACTTATCTTTACTGCTTTACAAAAAAGAATTGAAATAAATAATACACCTTACAAAAAAATATCAGATTTAATTGGTAATCTTAATATAGTTCTCTTTTCTCCAGAAGACCTCAATTTAATTAAAGGGGGACCTTCATACAGGAGAAAATTTCTTGATATAGAGGTATCACAGGTAAGTCCTTATTATTATCATCTTTTAAATGAATATAAACATATCTTAAAACAGAGAAATAATTTGCTTAAAAATATCAGGGATAAAAAAGATAACAAAGAATTATTAGAGGTATGGGATGAAAAATTAATTGAAACTGGTAGTAAAGTTATCAATAAAAGAATAGATGTGGTTGAAAAACTAAAATTATTGGCTCGTCTAGGACAAAGAAAGATAACTAATGGTAGTGAGAATTTGAAGATAGATTATGATTGTAGTTTGAGTAATACAGGTAAAAAAGAAGAAACAGATATTATATTTAAGCAGGATTTAGTAAATAATAGAAAAGAAGAGATCTACAAAGGTTATACTATTTTTGGACCTCACCGGGATGATTTAATATTAAAAGTAAATGATATAGATATCAGAAAATTTGGTTCTCAAGGTCAACAACGTACAACAGCCCTTGCTTTAAAATTAGCAGAACTAGAATTTATGAAATCAGAGACTGGTGAATACCCTGTTTTATTATTAGATGATGTTTTTTCTGAGCTTGATGAATTAAGGAGAGATACATTACTAAGTGTAGTAACTGATCGTATACAAACAATAATAACTGCTACAGATTTGAGTATTCCGTCTGTTTTGAAAAGAGATCATTATAAGGTTTTTAATGTCAGGGAAGGCAATATAAAAGAGGAGTGAATTAATTGTTTTTACATCTAGGAGAAGGGAAGATGATTCCTATTAGAGATATTGTTATGATTGGAGATATTACAAGTACAACAGATTCTCAGAATACTAAAGATTTTTTTAGTGTTTCAGAGGAAGAAGGCTTTGTAATAGATTATTCAGATAATAATCCTAAATCTTTTGTATTAACAGAAGAAACAATATATATATCAATGATTTCTTCAAGTACATTAGCAAAAAGGATTAGGGAATTTCCTGGGAAAAGTGAGGGAAAATAAATGGCTGATGAAAATATAATTCAAAAAAGAGGTAGTTATGAGGCGGAAAATATTCAGGTGTTGGAAGGACTTGAAGCTGTAAGAAAGAGACCTGGTATGTATATAGGTTCTACCAGTATTGATGGGTTACATCACCTTGTTTATGAAGTTGTTGATAATAGTATTGATGAAGCAATGGCTG
This window contains:
- the dnaN gene encoding DNA polymerase III subunit beta, whose amino-acid sequence is MLFNIFQKDFYNGIQIVEKAVSSKSTMTILTGIYIEAILDKGIHLIANNLEIGIEYWLDAEIKEEGAIVLPAVQLTNIIRELPAADVLFKADMEHFNVNINCLNSEFNIKGFEADEFPQLPEIKGSYSLKVPSLNYKEMIDEVKFATSNDQTQPALTGGLMSINDNSINLVTTNTYRLAFSKINNTSSIDQNINVILPGNTLNELSHLIDNDNNNSEDLTMLISENYIRFNFNDIVFISRLIEGKFPNYQQVLPDSSNTKVKIDRTEFSKAVKRVSLIARHDTNVVTLIINQNWMDIKSNKSDIGNAHETIEIELEGDTQKIDVDANYLMDVLKVLKEDTIVIELIGSLNPLTIKKQINGDYIYLIMPVRPGA
- a CDS encoding RNA-binding S4 domain-containing protein, with protein sequence MNDIIIKSKEIKLDQFLKWANIVMSGGEAKSLIQAGKVKVNGEIEYRRSHKIKTDDIVEIEGFREKYRVIKN
- the recF gene encoding DNA replication/repair protein RecF (All proteins in this family for which functions are known are DNA-binding proteins that assist the filamentation of RecA onto DNA for the initiation of recombination or recombinational repair.), whose protein sequence is MFIDKILLKNYRNIKETILDLSPNLNIILGYNGQGKTNLLESIYLLGTGSSHRSNVDSDLINWHREKALVQVLLKKKDQDLRLSLIFTALQKRIEINNTPYKKISDLIGNLNIVLFSPEDLNLIKGGPSYRRKFLDIEVSQVSPYYYHLLNEYKHILKQRNNLLKNIRDKKDNKELLEVWDEKLIETGSKVINKRIDVVEKLKLLARLGQRKITNGSENLKIDYDCSLSNTGKKEETDIIFKQDLVNNRKEEIYKGYTIFGPHRDDLILKVNDIDIRKFGSQGQQRTTALALKLAELEFMKSETGEYPVLLLDDVFSELDELRRDTLLSVVTDRIQTIITATDLSIPSVLKRDHYKVFNVREGNIKEE
- the remB gene encoding extracellular matrix regulator RemB; the protein is MFLHLGEGKMIPIRDIVMIGDITSTTDSQNTKDFFSVSEEEGFVIDYSDNNPKSFVLTEETIYISMISSSTLAKRIREFPGKSEGK